Proteins encoded together in one Sulfitobacter pontiacus window:
- a CDS encoding ABC transporter ATP-binding protein has translation MTDTPLLALSGLTKAYPGVVANDDVSLRIAPGEVHALLGENGAGKSTLVKMIYGLVKPDSGTMQMHGASFAPHEPRAARAAGVGMVFQHFSLFDALSVAENIALGMENAPKLRTLSKQIRDVSEAYGLPLAPDRIVGDLSAGERQRVEIIRCLLQDPKLLIMDEPTSVLTPQEVEILFKTLRKLSAEGTAILYISHKLEEIRSLCDSATILRLGKVVGHCTPSETTARDMAEMMVGSTLKTPTRAGKTPGAVKLDLKGLSAPSPSSFGMPLRDITVQVRAGEILGIGGVAGNGQDELLSALSGELPTAAGMIGFEGQDVGQLGPTARRRLGILTAPEERLGHAAAPDMSLTENAMLTGAVREKLERRGMLNWPAAKRFAERIIADFDVRTPGPGNAARSLSGGNLQKFVIGREVLQNPQVLVVNQPTWGVDASAAAAIRQALLDLAENGTAVIVISQDLDELMEISDRFAALNEGRLSEPRAAAGLTVDEIGLMMGGAHGMEVAHV, from the coding sequence ATGACCGACACGCCCCTTCTGGCGCTTTCCGGGCTGACCAAAGCCTACCCCGGTGTTGTCGCCAATGATGACGTGTCATTGCGGATCGCGCCGGGCGAGGTCCACGCGCTGCTGGGGGAAAACGGCGCGGGCAAGTCGACGCTGGTCAAGATGATCTATGGGCTGGTCAAACCCGACAGCGGCACGATGCAGATGCACGGAGCCAGTTTCGCCCCGCACGAGCCCCGCGCCGCACGCGCCGCCGGTGTGGGCATGGTGTTCCAGCATTTCTCGCTGTTTGACGCACTCAGCGTGGCCGAAAACATCGCACTGGGGATGGAGAACGCGCCCAAGCTGCGCACCCTCAGCAAGCAGATCCGCGACGTGTCCGAGGCCTACGGCCTGCCGCTGGCCCCCGACCGCATCGTCGGCGACCTTTCGGCCGGTGAACGCCAGCGGGTCGAGATCATCCGCTGCCTGCTGCAAGACCCCAAACTGTTGATCATGGATGAACCCACCAGCGTTCTGACCCCGCAAGAGGTTGAAATCCTGTTCAAAACCCTGCGCAAGCTCAGCGCCGAGGGCACCGCGATCCTCTATATCTCGCACAAGCTCGAAGAGATCCGCAGCCTGTGTGACAGCGCCACGATCCTGCGTTTGGGCAAAGTGGTGGGCCATTGCACCCCGTCAGAGACGACGGCACGGGATATGGCAGAAATGATGGTGGGCAGCACGCTCAAGACGCCGACCCGCGCAGGCAAGACCCCCGGCGCGGTCAAGCTGGACCTGAAGGGACTGTCCGCACCCTCGCCCAGTTCCTTTGGCATGCCGCTGCGTGACATCACCGTGCAAGTCCGCGCGGGCGAGATTCTGGGCATCGGTGGCGTGGCGGGCAACGGGCAGGATGAATTGCTGTCAGCCCTGTCGGGCGAGCTGCCGACCGCCGCTGGCATGATCGGGTTCGAGGGTCAGGACGTGGGCCAGCTTGGTCCCACCGCGCGCCGCCGTCTGGGTATCCTGACCGCGCCCGAGGAACGGCTTGGCCATGCCGCCGCCCCTGATATGTCCCTGACCGAGAATGCGATGCTGACCGGTGCCGTGCGCGAAAAGCTGGAGCGGCGTGGCATGTTGAACTGGCCCGCCGCCAAACGGTTTGCCGAACGTATCATCGCGGATTTCGACGTGCGCACCCCCGGCCCCGGCAATGCCGCGCGGTCGCTGTCGGGCGGGAACCTGCAAAAATTCGTCATCGGCCGCGAGGTGTTGCAAAATCCGCAGGTGCTAGTGGTCAATCAGCCCACATGGGGGGTCGATGCCTCTGCCGCGGCGGCGATCCGGCAGGCGCTGCTGGATCTGGCCGAAAATGGCACCGCAGTGATCGTGATCAGTCAGGATCTGGACGAGCTGATGGAAATCTCGGACCGCTTCGCCGCGCTGAACGAGGGCCGCCTGTCGGAGCCGCGCGCCGCGGCAGGGCTGACGGTGGACGAGATCGGATTGATGATGGGCGGGGCCCACGGGATGGAGGTGGCGCATGTTTGA
- the xdhC gene encoding xanthine dehydrogenase accessory protein XdhC, translating to MPFDRAALAQAVAAHGTVARVVLVQVKGSAPRPAGTSMLVWAGGASGTIGGGQLELQSMRDAAAMLAGGPRSKLTRAALGPAMNQCCGGAVTVVTERFDAATVEALPDTYPDIYLRAVDPAAPPLADSFRAKIDRASGGTTPLAITLHGGWLAEPLWQPSRQVVIHGAGHVGSALARILAPLPQFRVILADPRPLYLDDLPAGVSGVDAPWGAALHSAEDDAAHFIMTPAHDDDLDLCHRLLQRDFAFGGLIGSDTKWARFRSRLAALGHAPEQIARITCPIGARQFGKHPQAIALGVATQLLQFEPARTNKKVRLTQKERCA from the coding sequence ATGCCCTTTGACCGCGCAGCCCTGGCGCAGGCCGTTGCCGCGCATGGCACGGTGGCGCGCGTCGTTCTGGTGCAGGTCAAAGGCTCTGCCCCGCGTCCGGCGGGGACGTCGATGCTGGTCTGGGCGGGCGGTGCGTCCGGCACAATCGGCGGCGGCCAGCTTGAGCTGCAATCGATGCGCGACGCCGCCGCCATGCTCGCGGGTGGCCCGCGCAGCAAGCTGACCCGCGCCGCCCTTGGCCCCGCGATGAACCAATGCTGCGGCGGGGCGGTGACGGTGGTGACAGAGCGTTTCGACGCCGCCACAGTCGAAGCCCTGCCCGACACCTACCCCGACATCTACCTGCGCGCTGTTGATCCGGCGGCCCCGCCCCTTGCGGACAGTTTTCGCGCCAAGATCGACCGTGCCAGTGGCGGCACGACACCGCTCGCCATTACCCTGCACGGCGGCTGGTTGGCAGAGCCGCTGTGGCAGCCCTCGCGGCAAGTGGTCATCCACGGCGCAGGCCATGTCGGCAGCGCGCTGGCGCGTATTCTGGCCCCGCTGCCGCAGTTTCGTGTCATACTCGCCGACCCGCGCCCCTTGTATCTGGACGATCTGCCAGCGGGCGTCAGCGGCGTCGATGCCCCTTGGGGTGCCGCGCTGCACAGCGCCGAAGATGACGCGGCACATTTCATCATGACACCGGCCCATGACGACGATCTGGACCTCTGCCACCGTTTGCTGCAACGCGATTTCGCCTTTGGCGGGTTGATCGGGTCAGACACAAAATGGGCGCGGTTTCGCAGCCGTCTGGCCGCCCTTGGCCATGCCCCCGAACAGATCGCCCGCATCACCTGCCCCATCGGCGCGCGGCAATTTGGCAAGCATCCTCAAGCGATTGCGCTTGGGGTGGCCACGCAACTCTTGCAATTTGAACCCGCCCGCACGAATAAAAAGGTTCGTTTGACACAAAAGGAACGCTGCGCATGA
- the xdhB gene encoding xanthine dehydrogenase molybdopterin binding subunit, which yields MSVAKPLPHDAAKLHVTGAARYVDDIPTPATTLHIAFGLSTVAAGTLNGMDLRDVAAAPGVVAVLTAADLPFDNDVSPSNHDEPLLATDAVHYAGQPVFMVIATTHLAARHAARLGAVDITPTTPILTIEEALAADARFEDGPRIYQKGDAAAALTTAAQSLSGTINIGGQEHFYLEGQAALALPQDNGDMVVHSSTQHPTEIQHKVAEALGTPMHAVRVETRRMGGGFGGKESQGNALAVACAVAAARTGRPCKMRYDRDDDMIVTGKRHDFRIDYTAGFDATGRISALDFTHYTRCGWAMDLSLPVADRAMLHADNAYHLDNIRITSHRLRTNTQSATAFRGFGGPQGIVGIERVMDHIAQSLGFDPLAVRRANFYADVMQPDATGQAHDHRALPHDTEADLASRGAPPAPQESTPPQPTGLQTTPYHQPVQDCIINALTDRLAKTSDYAARRAAIADWNATQPVLKRGIALTPVKFGISFTLTHLNQAGALVHVYQDGSIHLNHGGTEMGQGLFQKVAQVAASRFGVDLSVVKITATDTGKVPNTSATAASSGTDLNGMAVQAACDTIRDRIADHLAERYQTTADQIRFAQGQVHIGEEVISFAQAAASAYENRVSLSSTGYYKTPEIEWDRIKGRGRPFFYFAYGAAVTEVVIDTLTGENRILRADILHDAGASLNPALDIGQIEGGYVQGAGWLTTEELVWDAKGTLKTHAPSTYKIPAISDRPDVFNVALWDEPNPAQTIYRSKAVGEPPLMLGISAFMALSDAVRACGDGFGDLQTPATAEAVLTAIGKARNAL from the coding sequence ATGAGCGTTGCCAAACCCCTCCCCCATGATGCAGCCAAGCTCCATGTCACGGGGGCTGCGCGTTACGTTGACGACATCCCGACACCGGCCACAACGCTGCATATCGCCTTTGGACTGAGCACGGTGGCCGCGGGCACGCTCAACGGCATGGACCTGCGCGATGTCGCTGCTGCCCCCGGGGTGGTGGCGGTGCTGACGGCAGCGGATTTACCCTTTGACAATGACGTATCGCCGTCAAACCATGACGAACCCCTGCTGGCCACCGACGCGGTACATTATGCGGGCCAACCCGTGTTCATGGTCATCGCGACAACCCACCTTGCCGCTCGCCACGCCGCGCGGCTTGGGGCGGTGGACATCACCCCGACCACCCCGATCCTGACCATAGAAGAGGCCCTAGCCGCCGATGCTCGGTTCGAGGATGGCCCCCGCATCTACCAAAAAGGCGATGCCGCAGCCGCGCTGACCACCGCCGCCCAAAGCCTCAGCGGGACGATCAATATCGGCGGGCAAGAGCATTTCTACCTCGAAGGTCAGGCCGCCCTCGCCCTGCCGCAAGATAATGGCGACATGGTCGTCCATTCCTCGACCCAGCACCCGACCGAGATCCAGCATAAGGTGGCAGAGGCGCTTGGCACGCCGATGCACGCCGTGCGGGTAGAGACGCGGCGCATGGGCGGTGGTTTTGGTGGCAAGGAAAGCCAGGGCAACGCGCTCGCCGTGGCCTGTGCCGTCGCCGCTGCCCGCACGGGACGCCCCTGCAAAATGCGCTATGACCGCGATGACGATATGATCGTCACAGGCAAACGCCATGATTTCCGCATCGACTATACCGCTGGCTTCGACGCCACTGGCCGCATCTCGGCGCTGGATTTCACCCATTACACCCGCTGTGGCTGGGCGATGGACCTGTCCCTGCCCGTGGCCGACCGTGCGATGCTGCATGCGGATAATGCCTATCACCTCGATAACATCCGCATCACCTCGCACCGCTTGCGCACCAACACGCAAAGCGCCACGGCGTTTCGCGGGTTTGGCGGGCCACAGGGGATCGTGGGCATCGAACGGGTCATGGACCATATCGCGCAGTCACTCGGGTTTGATCCGCTGGCTGTGCGGCGGGCCAATTTCTATGCCGATGTAATGCAGCCTGACGCAACCGGACAGGCCCATGACCACCGCGCCCTGCCCCATGACACCGAGGCGGATCTTGCCTCTCGCGGGGCACCGCCCGCACCACAAGAGAGCACGCCACCCCAGCCCACGGGTCTGCAAACCACCCCCTACCACCAACCGGTGCAGGACTGTATCATCAACGCGCTGACCGACCGGCTGGCCAAGACATCAGACTACGCCGCCCGCCGCGCCGCCATTGCCGACTGGAACGCAACACAGCCGGTTCTGAAACGCGGCATCGCGCTGACGCCTGTCAAGTTCGGCATCTCTTTCACCCTCACCCACCTTAATCAGGCGGGGGCGTTGGTGCATGTCTATCAAGACGGGTCGATCCACCTGAACCACGGCGGCACGGAAATGGGACAAGGCCTGTTCCAGAAGGTCGCGCAGGTCGCCGCCAGCCGCTTTGGCGTTGACCTCTCGGTCGTCAAGATCACCGCGACGGATACGGGCAAGGTGCCCAATACCTCGGCCACGGCGGCGTCTTCGGGGACGGACCTGAACGGCATGGCGGTGCAAGCGGCCTGCGACACGATCCGCGACCGCATCGCCGACCATCTGGCCGAGCGTTATCAGACCACCGCAGACCAGATACGCTTTGCCCAAGGCCAGGTTCATATCGGGGAAGAGGTGATCAGCTTTGCCCAAGCCGCCGCCTCTGCCTATGAAAACCGCGTGTCGCTGTCCTCCACCGGCTACTACAAGACACCCGAAATCGAATGGGACCGCATCAAGGGCCGCGGCCGCCCGTTCTTCTACTTTGCCTATGGCGCAGCCGTCACCGAAGTGGTGATCGATACGCTAACGGGCGAAAACCGCATTTTGCGCGCGGACATCTTACACGATGCGGGCGCATCGCTGAACCCCGCGCTGGACATCGGCCAGATCGAAGGCGGCTATGTGCAGGGCGCGGGCTGGCTCACGACCGAGGAACTCGTCTGGGACGCCAAAGGCACGCTGAAAACCCATGCGCCGTCGACCTACAAGATCCCCGCCATCTCGGACCGGCCCGATGTGTTCAACGTGGCGCTTTGGGATGAACCCAACCCCGCACAGACGATCTACCGGTCAAAAGCGGTGGGGGAGCCGCCGCTGATGCTGGGAATCTCGGCCTTCATGGCGCTGTCGGATGCGGTACGCGCCTGTGGGGACGGGTTTGGCGACCTGCAAACACCCGCCACGGCCGAAGCAGTGCTGACCGCCATCGGGAAGGCCCGCAATGCCCTTTGA
- the xdhA gene encoding xanthine dehydrogenase small subunit, translating into MDITFLLNGEVVSLTGVSPTMTLLDWLRETRHLTGTKEGCNEGDCGACSVMISDDQGHRALNGCILFLPQINGKSVTTVEGLSASDGSLHPVQQTMVDYHGSQCGFCTPGFAVTMATDHLNGATDHDTQLAGNLCRCTGYAPIIRAAKAAEAAPVPAHLRNLKLPDGPKSSGGPAQPDGGGQPPATSLPTTTDELAHWYADHPDATLIAGATDVGLWVTKQFRDLGPVVFLNQIPDLRGVTDGGDHWRIGAATTLATLTAHFAPLYPSLGAMLRRYGSAQVRNAATIGGNIANGSPIGDGPPALIAMGATLHLRHGDTRRSLPLEDFFIDYGKQDRAPGEFVEAITAPKLPTGSDDTLRCYKISKRFDQDISALCGCINITRAGDVITDARIAFGGMAGTPKRASQTEALLINQPFDAATIRRAMDALALDYQPMTDMRASAQYRLLTAQNLLLRYLHDVNGLPTNLHEVTA; encoded by the coding sequence ATGGACATCACTTTTCTCCTCAACGGGGAAGTCGTGTCACTGACCGGCGTCTCCCCCACCATGACGCTGCTGGATTGGCTACGCGAAACCCGACATCTGACCGGCACCAAGGAAGGCTGCAACGAAGGCGATTGCGGTGCCTGCTCCGTCATGATCAGCGACGATCAGGGCCACCGCGCCCTGAACGGCTGCATCCTGTTCCTGCCCCAGATCAACGGCAAATCCGTGACCACCGTCGAAGGGCTCTCAGCGTCTGACGGCAGCCTGCATCCCGTGCAGCAGACCATGGTCGACTATCACGGCAGCCAATGCGGCTTTTGCACGCCGGGCTTTGCCGTCACCATGGCCACCGACCATCTGAACGGCGCCACCGACCACGACACGCAGCTCGCCGGCAACCTGTGCCGCTGCACCGGCTACGCACCCATCATCCGCGCCGCCAAAGCCGCCGAGGCCGCCCCCGTGCCCGCGCATCTGCGCAACCTCAAACTTCCAGATGGCCCTAAATCCTCGGGGGGGCCGGCGCAGCCGGACGGGGGCGGACAGCCCCCTGCGACCTCGCTTCCCACGACCACGGATGAACTGGCCCACTGGTACGCCGACCACCCCGATGCGACCCTGATTGCGGGGGCAACGGATGTCGGCCTCTGGGTCACCAAACAATTCCGCGATCTGGGGCCGGTCGTGTTTCTCAACCAGATCCCCGACCTGCGCGGCGTCACCGATGGCGGGGATCACTGGCGCATCGGCGCAGCCACCACCCTTGCCACGCTTACCGCGCATTTTGCCCCGCTCTACCCCAGCTTGGGCGCGATGCTCCGGCGGTACGGATCCGCGCAGGTGCGCAATGCGGCCACCATCGGGGGCAACATCGCCAATGGCTCGCCCATCGGGGACGGCCCTCCGGCGCTCATCGCGATGGGGGCAACATTGCACCTGCGTCACGGCGACACCCGCCGGAGCCTGCCGCTTGAGGATTTCTTTATCGACTACGGCAAACAGGACCGCGCCCCCGGAGAATTTGTCGAGGCGATCACCGCACCGAAACTCCCCACCGGCAGCGACGACACCCTGCGCTGCTACAAGATCAGCAAACGTTTCGATCAGGACATCTCGGCCCTGTGCGGCTGTATCAACATCACCCGCGCGGGCGATGTGATCACTGACGCACGCATCGCCTTTGGCGGCATGGCAGGCACACCGAAACGGGCAAGCCAGACCGAAGCCCTGTTAATCAATCAACCCTTTGACGCGGCGACGATCCGCCGCGCGATGGATGCCTTGGCACTGGATTATCAGCCGATGACCGACATGCGCGCCTCGGCGCAGTATCGCCTGCTGACCGCCCAGAACCTGCTGCTGCGCTATCTGCATGACGTGAACGGCCTGCCCACGAACCTGCACGAGGTGACAGCATGA
- the dnaE gene encoding DNA polymerase III subunit alpha — protein MAQAPRFIHLRTHSEYSLLEGALRLKKLPDLCKGGDMPALALTDTNNMFAALEFSVAMAGAGVQPIIGCQVDLAYVKVQPGEKPRDPAPVVLLAQSEAGYENLMKLNSCLYIDKGGALPQVTLEELEALNGGLICLTGGAGGPVGQLLQGGQRPAAEALMARLHGAFADRLYVELQRHPGEDGQPVAEQLTERGFVEMAYDMGIPLVATNDVYFPKADMYEAHDALICIADGAYVDQQHERRRLTAQHYFKSQAEMVTLFADLPEAIENTVEIAKRCAFMAYRRDPILPKFADDEIEELKRQAHEGLKNRLKVIPHATTVEEYEKRLDFELGIIEGMGFPGYFLIVADFIKWAKDNNIPVGPGRGSGAGSLVAYALTITDLDPLRYQLLFERFLNPERVSMPDFDIDFCMDRREEVIQYVQRKYGRDKVGQIITFGALLSKAAVRDIGRVLQMPYGQVDRLSKMIPVEGVKPVSIEKALADEPRLREEAKNEEVVARLLNYGQQVEGLLRNASTHAAGVVIGDRPLDALVPLYQDPRSDMPATQFNMKWVEQAGLVKFDFLGLKTLTVIQNAVDQIKSSGRHLHVAADGTELFEPPEGLIDDIATIPLDDEASYKLYASAKTVAVFQVESSGMMDALKRMKPTCIEDIVALVALYRPGPMENIPVYCEVKNGQRERESVHPSIDHILEETQGIIVYQEQVMQIAQVMAGYSLGGADLLRRAMGKKIAEEMAKERPKFEKGAMANGVDKKKASEVFDLLEKFANYGFNKSHAAAYAVVSYQTAWLKANHPVEFMAGVMNCDIHLTDKLAVYFEEVRKRLELPWVPPCVNRSDATFKVVEGALVYALGALKNVGVEAMKLITEGRKVDGVDKPFATLFDLARRVDLKRVGKRPLEMLARSGAFDQLDNNRRRVWQSLDGLVSYSAAIHEQKASNQVSLFGEAGDDLPEPRIVPCDDWEAAERLTEEFKAVGFYLSGHPLDDYMGPMKRKSATGGVPFLTLDELTEKVSVKGAMNARLAGIVAGRQERKSARGNRFAFAQLSDPTGAYEVTLFSDTLELARDHLETGSKVVVMVEATMESDQLKLLGRSVVPIDTLVEDAGNMGLRIFVDDAGAIQAVADVLAGARSAARSAGKGPVQLCLMDPTLPGEVEVDLCAEYPVTPKIKGAIRSLTGVMEVEEI, from the coding sequence ATGGCACAAGCACCCCGATTCATTCACCTGCGCACGCACTCCGAATATTCGTTGTTGGAAGGGGCGTTGCGGCTGAAAAAGCTGCCCGATCTGTGCAAGGGGGGCGATATGCCGGCGCTGGCCCTGACGGATACCAACAACATGTTCGCCGCGTTGGAATTCTCGGTCGCCATGGCGGGGGCGGGTGTGCAGCCGATCATCGGCTGTCAGGTGGATCTGGCCTATGTGAAGGTGCAACCGGGGGAAAAGCCGCGCGATCCGGCCCCTGTGGTTTTGCTGGCCCAATCCGAGGCCGGGTATGAAAACCTGATGAAGTTGAACTCCTGCCTTTATATCGACAAGGGCGGGGCGCTGCCGCAGGTCACCCTAGAGGAGCTGGAGGCGCTGAACGGCGGGTTGATCTGTCTGACCGGCGGGGCGGGCGGCCCCGTGGGGCAGCTGTTGCAGGGCGGTCAACGTCCCGCGGCAGAGGCATTGATGGCGCGGCTGCACGGGGCTTTTGCCGACCGGCTTTATGTCGAGTTGCAGCGCCACCCCGGCGAGGATGGCCAGCCCGTAGCCGAACAGCTGACCGAACGGGGCTTTGTCGAGATGGCCTATGACATGGGCATCCCTTTGGTCGCGACGAATGACGTCTATTTCCCCAAGGCCGATATGTACGAGGCCCATGACGCGCTGATCTGTATCGCGGATGGGGCCTATGTCGATCAGCAGCACGAACGCCGCAGGCTGACCGCGCAGCATTACTTCAAATCGCAGGCCGAGATGGTGACGCTGTTCGCCGATCTGCCCGAAGCCATCGAGAATACGGTCGAGATCGCCAAGCGCTGTGCCTTCATGGCGTATCGCCGTGATCCGATCCTGCCGAAGTTTGCGGATGACGAGATCGAAGAGCTCAAGCGGCAGGCGCATGAGGGGCTGAAAAACCGGCTCAAGGTGATCCCCCATGCCACCACCGTCGAGGAATATGAAAAGCGGCTGGATTTCGAGCTGGGCATCATCGAGGGCATGGGGTTCCCCGGCTACTTCTTGATCGTTGCTGATTTTATCAAATGGGCCAAGGACAACAATATTCCCGTCGGGCCGGGACGGGGCTCGGGGGCGGGTAGTCTGGTGGCCTATGCGCTGACGATTACCGATCTGGACCCGCTGCGCTATCAACTGCTGTTTGAACGGTTCCTGAACCCCGAACGGGTCTCGATGCCCGACTTTGACATCGACTTTTGCATGGATCGCCGGGAAGAGGTGATCCAGTATGTGCAGCGCAAATACGGGCGCGACAAGGTGGGGCAGATCATCACCTTCGGGGCGCTTTTGTCCAAGGCGGCGGTGCGTGACATCGGGCGGGTGTTGCAGATGCCTTACGGGCAGGTGGATCGTCTATCCAAGATGATTCCTGTCGAGGGCGTGAAACCTGTCAGCATCGAAAAGGCGCTCGCGGACGAGCCACGCCTGCGCGAGGAGGCCAAGAACGAGGAAGTCGTCGCGCGGCTGTTGAACTATGGCCAGCAGGTCGAGGGGCTGTTGCGCAACGCATCGACCCACGCGGCGGGTGTTGTGATCGGGGACCGGCCGCTGGACGCGCTGGTGCCGCTTTATCAAGACCCGCGGTCCGATATGCCCGCGACGCAATTCAACATGAAATGGGTTGAACAGGCCGGTCTGGTCAAGTTCGACTTTCTGGGCCTCAAGACCCTGACCGTCATCCAGAACGCGGTAGATCAGATCAAATCTTCGGGCCGCCACCTGCATGTGGCCGCCGACGGGACAGAGCTGTTCGAGCCGCCCGAGGGGCTGATCGACGATATCGCCACCATCCCGCTGGACGACGAGGCATCTTACAAGCTTTATGCCAGTGCCAAGACGGTGGCGGTGTTTCAGGTGGAATCCAGCGGCATGATGGATGCGCTCAAACGGATGAAGCCGACCTGTATCGAAGACATCGTCGCCTTGGTCGCGCTGTATCGGCCCGGCCCGATGGAGAATATTCCGGTCTATTGCGAGGTCAAGAACGGCCAGCGCGAGCGGGAATCCGTGCATCCGTCGATTGACCACATCCTGGAGGAAACGCAGGGCATCATCGTCTACCAGGAACAGGTTATGCAGATCGCGCAGGTCATGGCGGGCTACAGCCTTGGCGGCGCTGACCTGCTGCGCCGTGCGATGGGTAAGAAGATCGCCGAGGAAATGGCCAAGGAACGCCCCAAGTTCGAAAAGGGCGCGATGGCCAACGGGGTCGACAAGAAAAAGGCGTCCGAGGTTTTCGACCTTCTGGAAAAATTCGCCAACTATGGTTTCAACAAATCCCACGCCGCCGCCTATGCGGTGGTCAGCTATCAGACCGCATGGCTCAAGGCGAACCATCCGGTCGAATTCATGGCTGGTGTGATGAACTGCGATATCCATCTGACCGACAAGCTGGCGGTCTATTTCGAAGAGGTCCGCAAACGGCTGGAACTGCCCTGGGTGCCGCCTTGTGTGAACCGCAGTGATGCGACGTTCAAGGTGGTCGAGGGCGCGTTGGTCTATGCCTTGGGCGCGCTGAAAAACGTCGGGGTGGAGGCAATGAAGCTGATCACCGAAGGCCGCAAGGTGGACGGTGTGGACAAGCCCTTTGCCACGCTTTTTGATCTGGCGCGGCGGGTTGATCTGAAACGGGTGGGAAAACGTCCGCTTGAGATGCTGGCCCGCTCCGGAGCGTTCGACCAGCTGGACAACAACCGCCGCCGCGTCTGGCAGTCGCTGGACGGGTTGGTCAGCTATTCCGCCGCAATCCACGAGCAGAAAGCCTCTAATCAGGTGTCGCTGTTTGGCGAGGCGGGGGATGACTTGCCAGAGCCGCGCATCGTGCCTTGCGACGATTGGGAGGCCGCCGAGCGTTTGACCGAAGAGTTCAAGGCCGTAGGCTTCTATCTGTCGGGCCACCCGCTGGACGATTACATGGGGCCGATGAAACGCAAATCCGCAACAGGCGGTGTGCCGTTCCTGACGCTGGACGAGTTGACCGAGAAAGTCTCGGTCAAAGGGGCGATGAACGCCCGTCTGGCAGGGATCGTCGCCGGACGGCAGGAACGTAAATCGGCGCGCGGCAACCGCTTTGCCTTTGCGCAACTGTCGGACCCGACGGGCGCTTACGAGGTGACGCTGTTTTCGGACACGCTGGAGCTGGCGCGCGACCACCTTGAAACAGGGTCGAAGGTCGTGGTCATGGTCGAGGCGACGATGGAAAGCGACCAGTTGAAACTGCTGGGCCGGTCCGTGGTGCCGATCGATACGTTGGTCGAGGATGCGGGCAATATGGGGCTGCGGATCTTTGTGGATGATGCGGGGGCTATTCAGGCGGTCGCCGATGTGCTGGCCGGTGCCCGATCCGCGGCGCGCAGCGCGGGCAAGGGGCCGGTGCAACTGTGCCTGATGGACCCGACCCTGCCCGGCGAGGTGGAGGTCGATCTTTGCGCCGAATACCCTGTCACCCCCAAGATCAAGGGGGCCATCCGGTCCCTGACCGGCGTGATGGAGGTAGAGGAAATCTGA
- a CDS encoding SlyX family protein, whose amino-acid sequence MDKLEEQMAHLIRTVDDLSDVVARQETEIATLTRRVHMLMQREGEREAAGSDGVVIGNERPPHY is encoded by the coding sequence ATGGATAAGCTCGAAGAACAAATGGCCCATCTGATCCGTACGGTGGATGACCTGTCCGATGTCGTCGCCCGTCAGGAGACAGAGATCGCGACCCTGACACGGCGGGTTCATATGCTGATGCAGCGCGAGGGCGAACGCGAGGCAGCGGGCTCCGACGGGGTTGTCATCGGCAACGAACGCCCGCCGCACTATTGA